A stretch of DNA from Candidatus Palauibacter australiensis:
TTGACGATCTCACCGAGTTCGGCATCGATCACATCGCGCCCGACGATCCCCTTCTCCACCGGGATGATGAGGTCGCCGGCCTCCTCCCAGATCGCTTCGCGCTGGTCCACGATCACGCGGGCGCGGGCGACGATCTCCTCGGGGATCTCGCGCGTGTGGGGCTGGAAGGCGCCGATCGCGTTGATGTGGGCTCCGGCTTCGAGGAATTCGGGGGAGAAGACGGGCGTCTCGCTCGTGGTCGCGGTCACGACGAGGCCCGCGCCGTCGAGCGCCTCGGCCGGGGTCGCGGCCGCCCGGATCCGGGGGGGATCGCCCCCTTCGGGCGGCACCAGCGACGCGGCTCGCGCGGTGAGCGCGATGGCCAGTTCCACCGCGCCGTCGAGAGGCACGGAGACGATCCGGATCTCGCGCAGCGGCCGGCATGCGGCCAGGAGTTCGATATGCGCCCGCCCCTGGGCGCCGGCTCCGAATACGGCGAGCACGTCCGCCGCGGGATCGGCGAGGAGTTCCGTGGCCAGCCCGCTCCCCGCCGCCGTCCGGATCTCCGTCAGCGAGGTGCCGTCGAGGAGGGCGCGGGGGCGTCCCGTCTCCGCATCGAGCAGGATGATCGCCCCCTGAATCGGCGGCTGACCGGCGGCGACGTTGCCGGGGAAGACCGAGACGATCTTCGCCCCGAGCCCTCCGGAGCCGCCGAGGAAGGCGGGCATGAGGAGCGTGATCCCGTGCCGGCTCTCGAGCTGCCCTCGCACGGGGACCACCGCCTGGCCGCCGGACAGCTCCCCGAAGGCGACCCGCATCGCCTCCACGGCCGTCTTCGCCGTCACGGCCCGCTCGATGTCGCTTCGCGAGAGAATGCGCATCTCCACTCGTTCAGCCTCCCCTGCTCGCGGGGGAGCGGCGCTCGTGGACGGCGGAGCGGAGCATCGCGATCGCGGCGTAGAGGACGACGACGACGACGAGCCAGCGCATGGCGTTCAGGGGGAGCGAGCGGACGATGAAGGCCGCGATCAGGACGGCCGGGATTCCTCCGATCGCGAGGCCGATCGCGGCGCGGAGGCCGTAGCGTCCCGCCTTCAGGAAACGCAGGCCCGCGACCGGCATGAGGAAGGCGGACGCGCCCATCATGATGGGGAAGGCGACGACCGGGTTCAGTCCCATGAGGCTGACGACGATCATCGTCGGCGCGTAGATCCCGATCCCGATCGTCATGAGCGCCCCGAGGACGAAGAGGCAGCCCGCCGCCAGGGCGAGCGACCCGCCCGACAGGCCGGACGCCGCCCCGCCCACCGCGGTGATCTCGAAGATCGCCATGAGGAAGGTGGCGGCGGCGATGAGGAGCGCGACCCCCATCCCGACCTGGATCCGGTACCGCGGCAGCCGGGCCACGATCCCCGCGCCGAGCCACGCCCCGAGCACGGCGGCCGCGATGAGGACGAAGAGCGTCGTCGGTTCCACGCTGATGATCGCAATGAAGATGAAGGCCTGGATCACGACCGGGGGCGTGTGCCCGATCATCATCGTGCCCGGGATCTCCTCGTCGGGCACGACCTTCTTCAGCTTGAACAGCGAGGTCGTCGGGGCGAAGGAGCCGATGCCGAGCGTATCGAAGAAGTTCGTCCCGAAGCCTACCGCCAGTTCGAACGCGGTGGGGCGGCCCCGCCAGCCGTCGCGCTCCCGTCCGGCCCTGGTGGCCGCGGCGGCGGCGCGCGCCCACGCCACGAGAAGCCCGGCCGTGAAGAGCGCCAGGACGGAGAACAGGTAGAGGCGCGGGTCGCTCAGGGCGGTGGGTCCTCGGACAGCGCCCGGTAGTACGCCTCCACGAGTTCACGGTATTCCTCGGGGACGTCGTCCGACCCGGAGAGGAAGAAGCGTTCGATCTGCGAACCGAGTTCACGGCGAAGGGCGAACTCGAAGTCCTTCAGGCCGCGGAGCACATCGGCCTGGAGCGCCGCGAGTTCCTCGGGATCGTCGAAGTCCCCCATCGTCCGCAGGCGGTCGAGTCCGGCGACGGCGCGGTCGAGGTCGCCGACGTCGACGCCCTCCTGACGCAGTTCATCGCGCAGGCGACGCGCGTCCTGTCCCCGCTCGCGGAATTCCCGCTGGAACTGCCGGATGTCTTCGGGCGACAGCCACGGTTCGCCGCCGCCTCCCCCGCCCCCGCCGGGCGCGAAGCCCTGGCCGCCACGAGGGGCTTGGCCGGGCTGGCCCGGCTGTCCGCCACGACCTCCCTGGCCCTGTCCCTCGCCCTGCTGGCCACCCTGCTCGCCTTGCCCACCCTGCTCTCCCTGGCCTTGTTGACCGCCCTGCCCTTCCTGGCCCTGCCCCTGCTGACCCTGCCCCTCCTGACCCTCCTGACCCTGCCCCTCCTGGTCCTGTTGCAGGCGCTCCTGGAGCGACTCGAGGCCGCGGACGAGGTCGCGCGTCTCGTCGAGTTGCCGGCCGAGGCGGCGGGGGTCCGACTCGCTCAGCGCGTCCCGCGCCGCCTGGACCCGGGCCCGCACGTTCTCCGCGTCCTGGGTGATCTGTTCCTCGAAGTTCCGCACATAGTCCTCGGACTGCGTGCCGAGGACGCCTCGCGAGAAGTTGAGTTTGTCCCGCAGCCGGCTCTCACGGATCTCGCCGGCGGCTTCCACGAGGCGGCGGGCGGCCTCCGGCTGATCCTGACGCGCCTCGCGCGACAGGCGGTCGAGGTCGATCTCCAGCCGGTCCACCTCGCGAGCGAGTTCGGTCTTGCGTTCGCGCAGCCCGGCCAGGCGGTCCCGGTCACCGCCCGTCGGGTCCTCGTTCACATCGCTCTGCAGTTCCCGCTGACGCTCCGCGATCCGCTCGGCCCGCCGCGCAGCGTCCTCGACTTCCCGTTCCACCGCCGCGACCTGTCGGTTCTCGAGCAGGCGGCGCGCCTCGCGCAGCCGGTCGAGGGCGTTCGACGCCTCCGCCTGCCCCTGCCCCCGGCGACCCTGCGCCTGCGCCCGCCGCATCTCGTCCGCCGCCTGCTGCAGCCGGCGCGCGGATTCCTCGACGTCCGCCCGGTCGCCCTCGCGACCCAGGCGCTGCAGTTGCCGGGCCAACTCCTCCGCCTCCTGGATCATCTGCTGCTGCTGGCCCTGGCCACCGCCGGCGGCGCCCCGCTGCTGCGCGGCCGCGCGCTCGTTCATCTGCTGCTGGCGCCTCGCCAGTTCCTCGAGCTTCTGCAGCGCCTCGTCGACCTCCTGGTCCTGCTGTTGCTGCTGGCCCCGCTGGACGGTTTCGTACTGGTTCCGCAGGCGGTCCAACTCCAGCTCGAACAGGTCCGCAAGTTCCTCGGCCCCCGACCCGACGCTCCCGGGCGTCCCGCCGCCCCCGCCGCCACCCTGTTGCACCTGGACATCGCGGAACGCGGCCTCGGCGCGCTGCAGGTGCTGGAGCGAGCGCTGTTCGGGCGCGAGCGCCTCCCGGAGCCGCCGCTCTCCCAGCCTCGTCTCCGCCTCCAGCATCGCGGGCGGTGCCAGCGGGAGTTCGCGGAACACCGTCTCGAGCGACGGG
This window harbors:
- a CDS encoding sulfite exporter TauE/SafE family protein; the protein is MALFTAGLLVAWARAAAAATRAGRERDGWRGRPTAFELAVGFGTNFFDTLGIGSFAPTTSLFKLKKVVPDEEIPGTMMIGHTPPVVIQAFIFIAIISVEPTTLFVLIAAAVLGAWLGAGIVARLPRYRIQVGMGVALLIAAATFLMAIFEITAVGGAASGLSGGSLALAAGCLFVLGALMTIGIGIYAPTMIVVSLMGLNPVVAFPIMMGASAFLMPVAGLRFLKAGRYGLRAAIGLAIGGIPAVLIAAFIVRSLPLNAMRWLVVVVVLYAAIAMLRSAVHERRSPASRGG
- a CDS encoding ornithine cyclodeaminase, with product MRILSRSDIERAVTAKTAVEAMRVAFGELSGGQAVVPVRGQLESRHGITLLMPAFLGGSGGLGAKIVSVFPGNVAAGQPPIQGAIILLDAETGRPRALLDGTSLTEIRTAAGSGLATELLADPAADVLAVFGAGAQGRAHIELLAACRPLREIRIVSVPLDGAVELAIALTARAASLVPPEGGDPPRIRAAATPAEALDGAGLVVTATTSETPVFSPEFLEAGAHINAIGAFQPHTREIPEEIVARARVIVDQREAIWEEAGDLIIPVEKGIVGRDVIDAELGEIVNGRAPGGRGDRDFTLFKSVGSAAQDVAIAEAALSRAEDLGLGSVVPF